The genome window CAGGCATGAAATATTATGCAAAGCAAAAAGTAGAATGGCGATGTTTGCTGGAGTTGTCCAATGTCTTGTTGTTCTATGGATTGCGAATCAAGCAAGTTTCGCTTGTTGGATAATATTTAAAGAACTCTATGAAAAAGGCCGGACAGTAGTGAATTTATATATATCTATAAATAGTCTCGCAAAACAGATATACATTAAGTACAGCTATTCTTTAACAGGAGGCAGGAAAAGGTTCCTGCTTTCGCATACAGGAAAGGGTTCCTGCCTTCGCGTAAAAACAGATATACATTAAGTATGGCTATTCTTGTATATTTAATTATATTAATACCTTGATTTGTGATATTAAATGGAATTTAGCTTATGCCCAAAATAACCGCCCTCGAATCAATCAAACGCCAGAAAGCCTGGTACGAAATCCGCTTCGACAACGGTGTATCGTTCGCTGTCAATGATGAACTGATACTAAAGCATCTGCTTAAGCCCGGCCAGACTTTCAATAGCGATGAAATCAAGGGCATTCGGGAGCGGGCAGAATATCATTACCTGAAGAAAAAAGCATTAGAGATATTAGCCCGGAAACGTATCACCGAAAAGGAGATTCGCCGGAAATTGCGGGCAGTCAAATCATGCGCCCATCACACCGACAGGTTGATTACCGAACTTAAAGGGCATGGCTATATCGATGACTACAGCTATGCCGTAAATTTTATTCATTATTCGCTTGCGGGCAACCCGCACAGCAAGCGTTATATCAGTCAGAAACTGTATCAAAAAGGGGTGCCATCGGATATTGCCAATAAGGCGATGGCAAACGAACTCAGCGATTATGACGAATACGAAGCCGCCCTAAAATTAAGCGAGAAGAAATCTAAAACCGTAAAGAACCTGCCCGAATTAAAAGCCAAGAAACGTATCTCTGATTTCCTGCGCGGACGAGGGTTCAATTGGGATGTTATAAATAGCGTGCTGGCTGAATTATTTGAACGCAAGGATTGATATCAGTTTCGCGCAGGGTCATCAATAATATCATCTGGATATTGCATACACCCTTACAGCCTGCAATCAATATAATGCTTGATTAATATATGACGTTGTTTCTTTTGTAAAAAAAAAGAATGCCGCGCCTGCTAAAAAAACAAACGCGGCATTTATGAGGGAAGGCAAGTTTCACCTTACCGCTCTTGATACCTTCTTTTTACCGAAATTTTTCTTCATTTCCAACTGTCGTTTGTGTTCGCTGCGATAATACGCTCTTTGCGTAACCGCAACTTTCCAGATTACTGCAATTCCGAATATAAATAGAGCCGCATACAGAATCTTTTTACTTTGATTCGGATATATGATTTTTACAGTTACCGGATTATCTTTCGAGCCATAATTTGCCAAAACTTTTGAGCCTGTCGTAACTTCAATATAATAATCGATTTTATCATCCGATAAAGCGGCAGAAAATATTTCCAGTTCGAATTTCCCCGATTCGGATCTCGATAAAGCCCTTTTAAAAAAGTTTTTATCATTGCCGAACCTATAATATACAACCGGCAATCCCAGTCCCATGTTTTTAATGGTGGCGGATATATTGAAATCCTCCGATGATGGAATTTCAAATACCGGGTTATGGATTATTTCCGGCAGTATTTCTTTTTTCTGTTCCGGTTTGGGCTTTTTCTGATGGTATGAATGTACTGCCATATTCCTTTTCCCTTTGCCTAACTGAATCGCCCATGTCTGCGCAGCCAACATCAATATAAAGACTACTGTTAGAAGCGCGGTTAATTGCTTGTTCATTGTCTTATCCCCTCCAAAAATTAACGCACCGATTGATCTTCCCAGCTAACTGTTGAGAAACTTTTTGTCAGCGGCATATAAATATTCATATTAATTAAATCTTGGTACTTGGATGAAAGCCTCTCATCATGATTCATTGTTAGATGAGGACCTCTAAGAATCATAGATTCATTTCTGGCTACAACAGACCCATTGAATTGACAGTAGTCGTCAAACCAGCCAGCAATAGCATGGTTTGTATAGAATATGCCATCCATTCTGTTTACGGAAAAATTAGCAAAATC of Candidatus Zixiibacteriota bacterium contains these proteins:
- a CDS encoding regulatory protein RecX, translated to MPKITALESIKRQKAWYEIRFDNGVSFAVNDELILKHLLKPGQTFNSDEIKGIRERAEYHYLKKKALEILARKRITEKEIRRKLRAVKSCAHHTDRLITELKGHGYIDDYSYAVNFIHYSLAGNPHSKRYISQKLYQKGVPSDIANKAMANELSDYDEYEAALKLSEKKSKTVKNLPELKAKKRISDFLRGRGFNWDVINSVLAELFERKD